In a single window of the Treponema primitia ZAS-1 genome:
- a CDS encoding DHH family phosphoesterase yields the protein MPDPRQKILDFITKNTHFVLTTHDPADADGIGAEIAMVHILRKLHKEVQALNASAIPERFSFMDTQNIAGVWESGKHQDLPGKSALIILDTSDEFHTGAMKEIIPQFQAVMVIDHHELNPHSTLDGYIDPTAAATCEMIMEIAGDLNIRLDRETAIAAYAGICFDSGSFAYSKTTARTFRTAQLLVEAGAMPYEIYGELNESASTASLLLQSQVLASLTLYFGGRVAVQILRQGDLASTGAAFEDAESFINIPLKSKEILVSILVKETSEGKIRCSLRSKGLVNVSKIAQQFSGGGHALAAGFRSDLTMEETLARVLEKVKAALETQSKPPAACSEGPRAEKL from the coding sequence GTGCCAGATCCCCGGCAAAAAATACTGGATTTTATCACTAAAAACACTCATTTTGTTCTCACCACCCATGATCCGGCGGATGCGGATGGTATTGGGGCAGAGATTGCCATGGTCCATATTTTGCGAAAACTCCATAAGGAGGTACAGGCGCTCAATGCTTCGGCTATTCCGGAGCGGTTCAGCTTTATGGATACCCAAAACATTGCCGGGGTCTGGGAAAGTGGGAAACACCAGGACCTGCCGGGAAAATCGGCGCTGATCATCCTGGATACCTCCGATGAATTCCATACCGGAGCGATGAAGGAAATTATTCCCCAATTTCAAGCGGTCATGGTCATTGACCACCATGAGCTAAACCCCCACTCTACCCTGGACGGGTACATCGACCCGACTGCCGCCGCAACCTGCGAAATGATCATGGAAATCGCCGGGGATCTGAACATACGCTTGGACAGAGAAACCGCCATAGCGGCCTATGCGGGGATCTGTTTTGATTCCGGGTCCTTTGCCTATTCAAAAACCACCGCCAGGACCTTTAGGACGGCCCAGTTACTGGTTGAAGCCGGCGCCATGCCCTATGAGATATACGGCGAGTTGAACGAGAGCGCCTCCACCGCTTCCCTGCTTTTGCAGAGCCAGGTATTAGCCAGTCTGACCCTTTATTTCGGAGGCCGGGTGGCGGTACAGATACTTCGGCAAGGGGACCTTGCTTCCACCGGAGCCGCATTTGAGGATGCTGAATCTTTTATCAACATCCCCCTGAAAAGTAAGGAAATCCTGGTATCAATACTGGTTAAGGAAACCAGCGAAGGCAAGATCCGCTGTTCCCTGCGTTCCAAGGGGCTGGTTAATGTTTCTAAAATAGCCCAGCAATTTTCAGGGGGAGGCCATGCTCTGGCGGCGGGGTTCCGCAGTGATCTTACCATGGAAGAAACCCTGGCCCGTGTTTTAGAAAAGGTGAAAGCCGCTCTGGAAACCCAATCAAAGCCCCCTGCTGCTTGCAGCGAAGGTCCCCGCGCAGAAAAGTTATGA
- a CDS encoding pallilysin-related adhesin, whose product MQEAERTQAYQMGLAKGQSFTLAAYGRDFDSTNILDQVEVIHTYNTLNGRYEQSRVTRIPGSQIEQRRVRELLNGGREEFEKFITGLWYYVSPQGTLDNRQYIYFDPPNKEIIFYGEEIQQVFTWQNSSATRHGLYISSQNISVTTLRRFIDIELESMDSIRMKVFEDVRLKIYVSAPWDGSYRKAGTTGAPDSISSKPAVLPYIDASYDGSIGRLILSADGNYELHSTGALQSWGKYAFFMLDNQELLELRPRNNADHPHETYRIERNESTNPDILTLVRIRLGTRGVQELHEAAITLARIPR is encoded by the coding sequence GTGCAGGAAGCGGAACGCACCCAAGCCTACCAGATGGGTCTTGCCAAAGGGCAGAGCTTTACCCTTGCAGCGTATGGCCGGGACTTTGACTCGACAAACATACTGGATCAGGTGGAAGTTATCCATACCTACAACACCCTTAACGGACGCTACGAACAGAGCCGGGTCACCAGGATTCCGGGTTCCCAGATTGAACAGCGCCGGGTACGGGAATTATTGAACGGGGGGCGGGAGGAATTTGAAAAATTCATCACCGGCCTTTGGTACTATGTGAGCCCCCAGGGGACCCTGGATAACCGTCAGTATATCTATTTTGATCCCCCCAATAAGGAGATCATCTTTTACGGTGAAGAGATCCAGCAGGTTTTTACCTGGCAAAATTCCAGTGCCACCCGGCATGGTCTCTATATCTCCAGCCAGAATATTTCGGTAACCACCCTCAGGCGTTTCATTGATATAGAACTGGAATCCATGGACAGTATACGGATGAAGGTTTTTGAGGATGTCCGTCTTAAGATCTACGTTTCCGCCCCCTGGGATGGTTCCTATCGAAAGGCCGGCACGACGGGTGCCCCCGACAGCATTAGCTCTAAACCCGCGGTACTCCCCTATATCGATGCATCCTATGATGGTTCCATCGGCAGGCTGATTCTATCCGCCGACGGAAACTACGAACTCCATTCCACAGGCGCCCTGCAGTCCTGGGGAAAATACGCTTTTTTCATGCTGGACAACCAGGAACTACTCGAACTGCGTCCCAGAAATAATGCCGACCATCCCCACGAAACCTACCGTATAGAACGTAACGAAAGTACGAATCCCGATATCCTTACCCTGGTGCGGATCCGCTTGGGAACCCGGGGAGTACAGGAGCTGCACGAAGCTGCCATTACTTTGGCGCGGATCCCCCGTTAG